The Epinephelus lanceolatus isolate andai-2023 chromosome 12, ASM4190304v1, whole genome shotgun sequence genome segment gttgggaaccactgctccaAGATATTCCGAGCCTCAGTAATTGCTCTTTTATGGAAGATATGAGACAGATCAGACAGTTTAACACCAATGATTTTACTGGCCACTTTAGGACAGACACCTGCTGCCGGTCACCACAGCAGCAGCGCCCTTTTGATGAGTGTTGCACTGCATGGTCTGAATGTCTGCATATGACATTCAGAACataaatatagcagcaaacaaatatttgccatgtaaagatatagtggagtaatgttGTCCTGAGCAGAAAATAAAGTTacgctccctctgtgtgcattgtaatctgagcttctgtGTAGGTTGTTGTGGTAGACAGTTCGGCTGGGCATGCATGTCAGTGCATTTGAgtccgtgtgtgtgtatcctaCTGCTGAGCTAATCACTGCCACTCTGCATACGGCTCATAGCACTGATAATGCCGTCCTGACCCACAGTGCTGTCGAGGAACCGTGGCtcccaccctccagttcccctCCAGGTTAACACCataagctctgtcagcactgtttctgTTGTTGGCACTGTTtttgctgttagcaccgttagctgctagctgccagctcagccacctccgtATTGAAAGCCGTGTGAAGTCTCATTGTCAGCGCTGCTCAACCGCCCCAAACTGGTACAAGTCGATATCTGTggctctggtgtgtgtgtgtgtgtgtttgtttgtttgtttgtgcccATGTGTGGGTTAAAGAGAAAAGCTCCATCCTGAAACAGACACTACATAACAGAGCTCTCCATTCTCTCATCTTCATATCCCATGGCACGTCCTGAAATGGTTCATAAACACCTCTGGGTGTGAGTTCAGTCGGAGGCAATAAAAGCATTTAGGAATGCAGCACATGTTAGCAAAGGTGGACGGAGGCACACAGGAATTTCAAAAGGCATTAGAGGCTAATCTGGGAGAAACCTGTCTTTGTCACTTATAGGGTTACGTGTCCCAATGAGAATGTGATCTATGTCAAGCATGCTCTTCATGGCAAGAAGAGAACAAGAGAGCAGGCCACCCGAGAAAGTTGAACCCAAAAGAATGCAGCTCTGGTATTCATTAATGAAGAGCACTCTTCTCTGTGGTGGAACGAGAGGACAGCAATGAGAAGATAGGGTGACaatgtgagagagagggaggagtgaaACAGGAAGCCAAAATTTACCAGAATAGCTGAGACTTTTTTAACTCTTGAGAGTATTTTTGAGATCATCTTTATGtcagcaaataaaaaataaagatattttttgccaagaaaaatgaaacaattCACAAGGCAGTTAATGTATATTAGaatattttattgctttatgaAATGTTGCATGAATTCAACTGTAAAAACCTTCATATTGTTTGAAGTTCACAGAAATGTCTGTTTGAAGTCAACACTTGGTTGGTTGTGTACAGCTTGACATGACCGTGATTGTCGGCACATAACTTACAACAAACATACATAAAACTCTTTGGCGTCCTGCTCAAAGCGCTATCATATCTAAAATAACAATACAAACAtctgtataaaatatataataataataataataataataattaacctGTTTGTTAGTTCAAagctcacagtaaacaaaaagaaaaaaccaACACGGTGTAGTTCTCAACTTTTATCCCACAGTGGTGACCTGAACCTGCAGAACCACCACATCAGGGAACACACTCACATACTGTAATCACACATGCAAACGCACTTGGAGAAGGAAAAAAGTCATCAgaaaaaacagatgatgaaaTCAACACCATGATGCAACACTCATCCAAAATTACAAACAACACCGGGGTCTGTGTCAGTTTGTCTTTTATATATTATGCATCTCGCTGCTCACACACCTCTGAGCCTTTGTAAAACCAGCTACTCGGGCTGCAGAGACATGGACGGCGAAAGCATTTAAATCAGCAGTGTTTCATGTGTTATAAATTACTGAACAGGGAAGTCTTCCTAACAGATAAGATCCATGTGATGGGAATGAGGTTACTCATATTTTTCGGGGAGGAGGGTCACATAGATAACCTTTCACTGAATATTTGTCTAGAAGAGCATAAGGCTTAAGTTAATATTTGGGGAATGTGGAAACCAGATAAGATAAATATGTAGCTTCTTAATTCACTGGGTTGGGGGAGGAGATAAAGGGGGAGGAAAAAGCAGCaattttctatatatatatatatatatatatatatatatttatataaatattttgGCATACACTCTCTGAGAACATGTTGCCGTATTACAATCCACAATACTGTCCAAGTACCTCAGAAGATTCATCTTTTCTCTCCCAGCTGGGCAGGctgcctgcagctgtccagCTTATTGAGAGTAAGTGAGTCAGAGCACAGCTCTGTCtctaaaaaatgtgaaaacagtcCTCTTTTTTTTCGTGCGTTGGCCTCTTTCCACGACATTCTTGCATCCAATATTTAATCCACTCTCTATTCAAAGATTTGCACTCTTCACagattctttttttccccctcctcaTTCAAAATCCACCTCTCAGTTCTTTAAATGAAGATTTCCACTGCCTCTGACTCTAGCTCATCCAGGCCTCTGAACGGGTTTAATAGCAACTTCTTAGGCGCTGCCTTGTCtggaaaaagaagagaaaaagagagaatgaATAATTATATAAATGCTTTAAGGCTAAAACAGTGGAAAAATGTCCCAGATAGAGCTCAGCTATCAGTGACTAAAGGTTAACAGTGATTTTCCACACTCAAACAGACCACTCTGGTAAATATGCTCAGTCAACAGATCCGCATTATTTCCTAACCATGCACATTCCTCAAAGCCCACATTCTGAACCATGACCTGGACAGATGGTATCTGATTGGCTGGTTGAGCAGCAGCATGGTTAATCAATCTGAACATCCGTGAAGCCGAGGTCCAAAATTCCTTTCATGAAGAGTGTACTTGAATGCTGCATGTGTGGTTTGTGCTTGCGATCGCTTGTTTATTCATGAGTGAAAATCATTTATCATTCGAGTTTAGTATCGAGAGCATTATGGGACGGATTATTGGCCCTcgtaaacaaacacactcatgcATATTTGATAGATCACTCACCACTGTTGAGCTTAGATGTGCTGGCAGCCTCTTTGGCTTTCGTTCCCTCCACCTGCCGTTCTAGCGTTCCAGGTTCGGACTGAGCGGAGAATTGACGGTTTGGCAGGGTCTGATCATCTGACAGACTCTTCCCTAAAAGACGACAGTATCTGTCAGCAACTCTCATCAATTATGAAGATTTTTACTTACAAAATAATCTTACTTTTTAGCAGCTAGATCAGAAGTGCATTTGAATACAGAGCGTGTGGTAATTTAAGAAGTACAGTCGCCTGCTTATTCTCAGTACCAcctaaattaattattaaaaaaggCAACATTATGCTCCTCACCTCTACTCCTTGTGTTGCTCTTGACGGTGCAGATGGAGGGGGTAGAGGAGGCGGCTCGGAGAGGCGCCCCCGctgtgttcaggaggtttgtgCGGGGACTTTGCTCGTCCTTCCGCCCTTGGTCCTGATGCAGCCGCTGGTTGAGGATCTTGATCACAGCGTCCTTTTCCAGGATCTGAGCGTAGAGTGCACGGATCCTGTTCTCCATCTCCTGGTTCCTGAAGTCGGCGACTGGCAGGTCCTCGTTGAAACTGTTGTTAGAGGAGTGGCAAGGCGAGTGATTAATGATGGTGGTGTCTCTGCAAAGGGAAAGACAATGTCTTGAGCTCGACTCAAATTCAAATGAGCTGAAACAACATGTACGCAGGATGTTGTATACATGATCTTGAGGAGTATCTTTACCTCTGTGCGGCAGCGGTGGCAGCCACCTCCATTGCAAACTGCCTCATGGTGCTCTCTTCCAGGTACTTCTGCTCCCAGCGCACCATGTCGGCCTCAAGGGCCAGGATTCGCTCCTCGCGCTCACGCAGGCGCTCTTGGAGGGAGCTCATGGTCACTCCTGGTGGTTGGGACTGCCTCTgaggtggagggagagaggactTGAAACAGATGGCAAGGAATACTAAAGCTCCTTATAATGAAGTACAGAAATTAGGcttttttaaaatagttttcCCACATGATATTTACCTGTTGTGCCCTCAGACTCCTCAGCTCCTGCTCTAGCCGCGTCCTCAGCTTCATCTCCAGACTCTCCCTCTTCTCACAGGTGGACTGTAGCTGAGCCAGTGCACTCTGAAGCCTCTCCACCTTCTCCACATAagccctcttcctcctcaactCCTCCTCAAGCTGGCGACCTCGTCCACGAGCTGTGTCTAGGGCCTCCTCGAGCCGCTTCGCTCTGAGGCTCTGCTCCTCCGCTGTGGATCGCAATCGCTCCAGCTCCCGCTCCACACGTTCCCGCTCAAAGTTCTGCTCCTCGTCTGAAAGAAAGTAAAAGAACAGTGGTTTAATGAATGTGGACATGATCTTGATAGTAGTTTGGATACAAGTCGTGCTTTGAGTTTAAATGTGAAGTCATTTCAAATCTGCCTGAGGTTCTGTTTTTCAAATTTCTCCCTGCTGAGTCCAACAGCAGTAATAAGTACCAGAGTTGCTACATGGTGGCCAGTGTTCTTCATTTAGCGAAGCACTCCTGGAATGctgagaggaagaaggaggaggaagggggagaAAGCCGACCTATCCCTTTGACCCACATAGCACAGAGCATTCCTCATCAAGGCCATACAAACACCGCCACTCTGCTTGAGTCCAGTCCCTTAAACAGACAACATAAATCACACTAACAACAGGTGGGGGAACCTCATTTCTACCACTTCCACTGCCGCTCTGTGATTTAGAGCCCGCTCGTTTCCCTTTGCAGAGAGGTGCATGGATTGAATTCCCTATTATTAAACCTTCTCGCCAAATAAGCTGAGGTTATGCAAGTGAAATTCCTGCATGCAGGATGCCCTTAGCTACAAAAAGGGCCCCATGCTATGCTACGATCCGATCCAATCAAGCATGTTGATTACAAAGGAGGGTGTAACAGAGAGCTGGGTAGAGGAGTCCGgccaaacaaaaatgacatactTACTTTGTTCAAGGAGTTTCGCCATGATGTGCTGGTTATGGTCGGCTGCTTCTACTTCTTTTGCAACATGTGTTCTGGCATTTTCCAAATTTTCTGTAATGCAACAAAGATTTGGAATTAGACAACACTGTAAGCTATGTCAGGATGTGATATTGTGGTTGAATACTTTGATGTGATATCATGTGTGtccaagggcgtaggtttccTTTGGAcatttgagcatcaaacatttAGTTTTCTCCATTCTGGTACCTTTTTCTACATCGATTCATGGTggtaatgtctttaattttgtcaaaataaaagtcctctgctactttctcccccccccccggcAACCCCAGAAATCTATGCctatgtgtttatgtctgttttgCAGTACTCCATACCTCTTAGGTCTCTGTTGAAATCCTGCAGCCTCCTGATCTCAGACACTAGCCTCCTCCTCAGTGTCTGCTCCAGGTTTTCCCTCTTACAGCTGCCCTGCATCAGTGTCTCATAGGCCTCCGAAATACGCTGGATCTCCTGCTCCAACTGAATAAGGgaagaaaaaggagagaagaagaagaagaggagatggATGGGGGAGGATTGGAGGAGAGGAGCACAGAAAAGGAGAAGGTGGAGAAGAGGTGGAATTTTTGGTTAACCTACTTCACATGCCAGGGAGGAGCTGGAATGTTGATCCATGTTGCTACAGTACACAGATATACGTACAATATGGGTACatatgtgattgtgtgtgtacagtgcactcagtgtgtgtgtgtgtgtgtgtgtgtgtgtgtgtggtataaTTCTGAGAAGGAATTTAAGCCCGCACCACTCCCTGTGTGACTGATTTATATCTACATTCCTGAGCGCTGATAGCTCTAGTTCCAGGTGTGTGAGTGCACAGGagcacgcacatacacaccacaccacaccacagagCACAAGTTAGCATGCACACAAagactcactcacacacacacacacacagccacatacacatacacacacacacagaggtctgGGAAGGCTGCCAGCGGAGGGAAGGTGTGCATGCCTGTGCCTGGGTTGTGGAAACGGCAAAGAGAAACCCACCATTATAGCAGTCACACAGGCATGTTTACTCAGGGCTGCGGCCTGACGGAGAAAAAACTTTCCAACCCCGGCAATTATCATTCTTTAAGGCTGAGACAAGGCAAAGACCATGTGACATAACTCCAGCAGAGAGCAGCGGAGTGGATTTTACAAAGATTGGCTGAGGTGTCAGATGTCTCTGGAGCTGTTGTTGTTTCACTATGTTGGGAAAAAAATACGCTTATTTTAGGCCTGTTTGGTTAAAGGCACGTTAAACGAAAAAGAGAGGgtggaaaaacaaaagagacCTTTCACTTTTTAAACAGCAGCCCACCACCTGCCACGGACCACC includes the following:
- the LOC117264066 gene encoding angiomotin-like 2a isoform X1, which translates into the protein MTSTEEPSGTVLHRLIQEQLRYGNPTDTRTLLAIQQQALRGGSGSNSGPSSGGDMGRSPRSSLESLTQEDPPFPQLSARQEPQGQEHQGDYHHSESSYQLYQLHGEELPTYEQAKAHSQYLASHWAPTGPIRQLHEGLLNEGAFHEEADLMEMKCSHVRSLSEHRMQISLERNDAAAKAEALKSTSHSYPELPYYTQPGLQSTRQSLDKRSPPPEYSAPIQGQGFIPHQVQEPVQAQQHRYVQSGQPAEVPCYNTFTSLPPAGLEEPNQVELLLMENERLRQELEAHREKTGRIQKLEQEIQRISEAYETLMQGSCKRENLEQTLRRRLVSEIRRLQDFNRDLRENLENARTHVAKEVEAADHNQHIMAKLLEQNEEQNFERERVERELERLRSTAEEQSLRAKRLEEALDTARGRGRQLEEELRRKRAYVEKVERLQSALAQLQSTCEKRESLEMKLRTRLEQELRSLRAQQRQSQPPGVTMSSLQERLREREERILALEADMVRWEQKYLEESTMRQFAMEVAATAAAQRDTTIINHSPCHSSNNSFNEDLPVADFRNQEMENRIRALYAQILEKDAVIKILNQRLHQDQGRKDEQSPRTNLLNTAGAPLRAASSTPSICTVKSNTRSRGKSLSDDQTLPNRQFSAQSEPGTLERQVEGTKAKEAASTSKLNSDKAAPKKLLLNPFRGLDELESEAVEIFI
- the LOC117264066 gene encoding angiomotin-like 2a isoform X2; its protein translation is MTSTEEPSGTVLHRLIQEQLRYGNPTDTRTLLAIQQQALRGGSGSNSGPSSGGDMGRSPRSSLESLTQEDPPFPQLSARQEPQGQEHQGDYHHSESSYQLYQLHGEELPTYEQAKAHSQYLASHWAPTGPIRQLHEGLLNEGAFHEEADLMEMKCSHVRSLSEHRMQISLERNDAAAKAEALKSTSHSYPELPYYTQPGLQSTRQSLDKRSPPPEYSAPIQGQGFIPHQVQEPVQAQQHRYVQSGQPAEVPCYNTFTSLPPAGLEEPNQVELLLMENERLRQELEAHREKTGRIQKLEQEIQRISEAYETLMQGSCKRENLEQTLRRRLVSEIRRLQDFNRDLRENLENARTHVAKEVEAADHNQHIMAKLLEQNEEQNFERERVERELERLRSTAEEQSLRAKRLEEALDTARGRGRQLEEELRRKRAYVEKVERLQSALAQLQSTCEKRESLEMKLRTRLEQELRSLRAQQRQSQPPGVTMSSLQERLREREERILALEADMVRWEQKYLEESTMRQFAMEVAATAAAQSFNEDLPVADFRNQEMENRIRALYAQILEKDAVIKILNQRLHQDQGRKDEQSPRTNLLNTAGAPLRAASSTPSICTVKSNTRSRGKSLSDDQTLPNRQFSAQSEPGTLERQVEGTKAKEAASTSKLNSDKAAPKKLLLNPFRGLDELESEAVEIFI